In one window of Synchiropus splendidus isolate RoL2022-P1 chromosome 15, RoL_Sspl_1.0, whole genome shotgun sequence DNA:
- the LOC128746622 gene encoding hemicentin-2-like yields the protein MTGVLRIILMYCLIQGSRCQTFSISLEETLDALSGSCVVVSCTFTVARRYEDDLDTSCKAIWKVGKTTVFDSSENSNLLDGHLEGNLVEKNCTTIFNNLQWTHSDRYRMRIECDGLAYNFAKRVAINVQESLPSPSITQPTLVVVEGAELQLSCSAPAPCPISPPVLTWSPVLGETQQVSMTSLMTFKASYIHNGLRVACLAQYVRQGNSDFYSQSNALITVFFSPRQPNITYSGPVTEGSRVTLTCDTTANPSPDYIWYQEVDHSLVPLGRWRRLSVTATEQNNRFHCEVKNYYGLSSSAAAIDVRFPPKDLAVTVNVSGPIVEGQSVVLTCSSRANPPVSSYTWYQDDVEMTEHNVTFSVDTVELRHGGHYKCEAMNDIGRGTSPALLLDVQYAPKNTSVSVDPPAPVSDGSSVTLTCTSRANPAQVNVTWYRVVGSGKQALGSGEALTFNATKLSQELYFCEAENIHGTESSEVIHIEVTFAAKILPSSRCVKIQSHWRCNCDSHGNPPPEIRWELPSVSLDNQTFDTSDDKMILGSFARRSLVMLSLLNQEKPYVVCVSTNLLGSDTLVFNISSSDPQQGLSPVPLLVGLLVGALSVVLLCIPLLYFLFSGRKGYPPSDTSLVNTSDYLGTSESNSEISTIYANKDMIEKEERSAEEQLHYARVDFTKLRAHSDGQQGEGQIRGLSSKTAEYAEIRLYSRERDQDEATVTETAFSDEVDS from the exons ATGACTGGTGTTTTGAGGATTATTCTCATGTACTGTCTGATCCAAG GGAGCAGATGCCAAACCTTCTCCATCTCCCTGGAGGAGACTCTTGATGCTCTGAGTGGGTCGTGTGTGGTCGTCTCCTGTACTTTCACAGTCGCCCGGCGCTATGAAGATGATCTAGACACTTCCTGCAAGGCCATTTGGAAAGTAGGCAAGACTACTGTGTTTGATTCCAGTGAAAACAGCAACCTCCTGGATGGGCACCTGGAGGGAAACTTAGTGGAGAAAAACTGCACCACCATCTTCAACAACCTTCAATGGACTCACAGTGACAGATACAGAATGAGGATTGAGTGTGACGGTTTGGCGTACAACTTTGCAAAGAGAGTCGCTATCAACGTTCAAG AATCCCTGCCGAGCCCCTCCATTACCCAGCCCACCCTGGTGGTCGTGGAGGGGGCAGAGCTCCAGCTCAGCTGCTCTGCCCCTGCCCCTTGTCCCATCAGCCCACCAGTTCTCACCTGGTCACCAGTTTTGGGAGAAACACAACAAGTCAGCATGACCTCCCTCATGACCTTTAAGGCCTCCTACATCCATAATGGGCTCAGAGTCGCCTGCCTCGCGCAGTACGTCCGACAAGGCAACAGCGACTTCTACTCTCAGAGCAACGCTCTCATCACTGTATTTT TCTCTCCACGACAACCGAACATCACCTACAGCGGTCCGGTGACGGAGGGCAGCCGGGTGACGCTGACCTGCGACACCACTGCGAATCCATCTCCTGATTACATCTGGTACCAAGAGGTCGACCATAGTCTGGTTCCACTCGGACGCTGGCGGCGGCTTTCAGTTACGGCAACGGAGCAGAACAACCGTTTCCACTGCGAGGTGAAAAACTACTACGGACTCAGCTCTTCTGCGGCTGCCATTGACGTTCGTT TTCCACCGAAGGATCTCGCCGTGACAGTGAATGTCTCCGGTCCGATTGTAGAAGGACAGTCAGTGGTTCTGACCTGCAGCAGTCGAGCGAACCCTCCAGTGAGCAGCTACACTTGGTACCAGGATGATGTGGAGATGACCGAGCACAACGTGACCTTTTCCGTGGACACGGTCGAGCTCAGACACGGTGGCCACTACAAGTGTGAAGCCATGAATGACATTGGGCGGGGAACTTCCCCGGCCCTTCTTCTGGACGTGCAGT ACGCTCCCAAAAACACCTCTGTTTCCGTCGACCCTCCTGCTCCCGTGTCAGATGGCAGCTCCGTGACTCTGACCTGCACCAGCCGAGCCAATCCAGCACAAGTCAACGTCACCTGGTACCGAGTGGTGGGCTCTGGGAAACAGGCTTTGGGTTCTGGAGAGGCGTTGACCTTCAACGCCACCAAGCTCTCTCAGGAGCTGTATTTTTGTGAGGCGGAAAACATCCACGGGACGGAAAGCTCAGAGGTCATCCACATAGAGGTCACGT TTGCTGCTAAAATCCTGCCTTCCTCCCGCTGCGTAAAGATTCAGAGCCACTGGCGGTGCAACTGCGACAGCCATGGAAATCCACCTCCCGAAATAAGATGGGAGTTGCCCTCTGTCAGCTTGGACAATCAAACCTTTGACACATCAGATGACAAAATGATCCTCGGGAGTTTCGCCCGGAGGAGCCTTGTCATGCTTTCTCTCCTGAACCAAGAGAAGCCCTatgttgtgtgtgtcagcacGAACCTGCTGGGCAGCGATACTTTGGTCTTCAACATCTCCTCCAGTGACCCTCAGCAAG GGCTCAGTCCTGTGCCTCTCCTGGTTGGACTCTTAGTCGGAGCGCTGTCAGTCGTTCTGCTGTGCATCCCACTGCTGTACTTCCTCTTTAG TGGCAGGAAAGGCTACCCTCCGTCAGACACTTCACTGGTAAACACCTCAGACTATCTCGGCACAAGCGAA AGCAACTCAGAAATCAGCACAATCTACGCCAACAAGGACATGATAGAGAAGGAAGAGCGGTCGGCCGAGGAGCAGCTTCACTACGCCAGAGTGGACTTCACCAAACTGCGGGCGCACTCCGACGGACAGCAGGGCGAAGGTCAGATCCGAGGTCTGTCCTCGAAGACGGCGGAGTACGCAGAGATCCGGCTGTATTCCAGGGAAAGGGATCAAGATGAAGCCACAGTGACAGAGACGGCGTTCAGCGACGAAGTCGACAGCTGA